The genomic region CAGTCCGATGCGGCTTTGCCGCACGAGCGCCGCCTTGGACAGGGAGGACGGATCGACCGGACGCCGCAGGGCGGCGAGCGATTGCACCGGAATCGCCGGAGCGAGATCCCGCAGGTCCGCTTTCCCGAGCAGGGCCTCCGTGTAAGGATCGGTCTCCGGCACCAGAAATGCCACGACGTCCGGCGGAAGCGCCTGCGTCATCACGGTTTTGGCGCGCTCTTCGTCGTCGGTCCCGTTCAACATCTGAAACACCCCCAACACGACCAGCACGCTGTCCTCGACTTCCCATCGATCCGGTCCGTAGCCGAGCAGCAGAAATTCGAACGGCGCCGTCCGCATCTCCGCCAGATAGGCGTTGACGCCGTCCGCATAGGCGTCGAGGACCGTCCGCTGTTCGCGCGGCAACCGGGCGGCGATGGCCTTCGCCGCGCGACCGAAGCCCAAGCGGCGCTGCCGGACGTCGGTCTCCCGAACCGAGTCGCCCAGCACCTCGGCCAGCCGTCCCGCCCCGCTGCGCCGGAGCGCATCCATTTGAAAAAGACGGTCGCGCGCGTGGACATAGCCCAGGGCACGGACGGCGTCTTCCCGCGAATCCGCAGTGATCGTCGGAATTCCGTAGGCGTCGGACGCCACGACGACCGGATCATGCAAGCCCGCCAACGGCGCGCGCCCGTCCAGCGGCGGCAACGACGCCCGCACGGCGAGCGCGGCGACGACGAGACCCGCCGCCGGTACGAGCGCTGCCACGAGCATGAGCCATCCCAACCGTTTCATGTCCTCGCATCGCGCTCCGCCGCGACGACCGCTTCGCCGAAGATCGACGCGATGAGATCGATCTCCTCTTCCGTCACGACGAGGGGCGAGAGAAAACGGACCACGCAGCCGTTGCGCCCGCCCAGTTCGAGGATCAGTCCCCGGCGGAGCGCTTCCGTCTGAATCTTGCGGGCCATCTCCGGCGCAGCCGGGTAGGTCCCCCGCGCGTCCGGACGCGCATCCGTGTCGACGACCTCCACTCCGATCATCAGACCGCGTCCGCGGACGTCGCCGAGACTGCGGGACGAGGCTTGGAGCGCGCGCAGATGCGTGAGCAGCCGCTCCCCCATGATCTGCGCGTGCTGGTCGAGACGATGGGTCCGTACGAACTCGATGGTTGCGGCCCCGGCGGCCATGGCCATCTGGTTGCCTCGAAACGTGCCGGCGTGCGCCCCCGGCTGCCAGAGATCCAGCTCGGGCCGGTACACGACGACGCTCAGGGGAAGCCCGCCGCCGATGGCCTTGGACATCACCAGGACGTCGGGAGTGATGCCGGCCCGTTCGAATGCCAGCAGCGTTCCGGTGCGGCCCAGTCCCGTCTGGATCTCGTCGACGATCAACGGAATCTTGCGCTCTCTCGTGATTCTCCGGATGTCCTGCAGCCACGCGTCGGGACAGGGAATCACGCCGCCTTCTCCCTGGACCACTTCCAGGATCATCGCGGCGGGCGACACGACGCCGCTGT from Nitrospira japonica harbors:
- a CDS encoding aspartate aminotransferase family protein; the encoded protein is MRHTFSTSRKAPPAEQRVNPYLERQTERESNARSYPRRLPLALRKAKGIYVEDTDGRTYIDCLACAGALALGHNHPVVLEAIQRFLEDGVPFQTLDLTTPVKDQFVDSLFAALPKTFAEDARIQFCGPSGADAVEAAIKLVKTVTGRRTILSFQGAYHGMTHGGLALTGHLGPKSAVSGLMPDVQFLPYPYEYRCPFGTGGESGHRLSSTYIERLLDDPNSGVVSPAAMILEVVQGEGGVIPCPDAWLQDIRRITRERKIPLIVDEIQTGLGRTGTLLAFERAGITPDVLVMSKAIGGGLPLSVVVYRPELDLWQPGAHAGTFRGNQMAMAAGAATIEFVRTHRLDQHAQIMGERLLTHLRALQASSRSLGDVRGRGLMIGVEVVDTDARPDARGTYPAAPEMARKIQTEALRRGLILELGGRNGCVVRFLSPLVVTEEEIDLIASIFGEAVVAAERDART